CCGGGCCCAGATATTGCCCGGGGCCATCCAACCGTGAACCGGGCAGCAAGCTGCCGCCCTCTGCCAGCCCGGCCTGCAGCAGCGACTGGATGCGCTGCTTGTGTCCAGAGGTGATCATGGGCTGCAAACCATACGGTTTTTCATCCATTGCGCTATCAGGATGACGGCGCTGCAAGGCCAGCTGCAGCTCGGCAACAAAGGCATCTGCCACGGCGGGATCAACCAGCACATGGGTGCCGGCAATGCATGCCTGGCCACCATTGCGCAATGCGCCGGCAATCACGCCATCGGCTGCAGCGGCCAGATCTGCATCCGGATACACCAGTACCTGGTTGTTTCCACCCAGTTCGGCACTCACCCGCTTGCCACAGGCCACGGCCGCCGACTCAATGGCCCGACCGCTGGCGGTGGAGCCGACAAAGGCAATCATGTCCACTGCCGGATGCGTGGTCAGCCCACGCCCCACCTCACTGCCAACGCCATACAGCAGCTGCACCACATCCGCCGGGAACAAAGGATTTTGCTGCAAATGCGCCACCAGCATGGCCAGCGATCCCACCGCCAGTTCGCTGGGTTTGAGCACCACGCAGCAACCCGCAGCCAAGGCAAATGGCATGCGCTCTGCGGTGGTGATCAGGGGGTAATTCCAGGGCACGATCAACCCGACCACGCCCATAGGCTCGCGCAAGGTCAGCGCCAGGCCGGTGTCCATGGAGCTGCCAAGCGTCTCGGTATGCTCCACCCGTGCCAGCGCCGCCGCATATTCCCATAGTGCAGCAGCGCCCTCCACTTCACCCTTGGCCCCGGCAAGTGATTTGCCGGTATCTGCGGCCTCCGCTGCCGCATAGACGGCAAGATTGGCCCGCAAATGCTGTGCCACGCTGTTTAGAGCCTGGCTGCGGCAGGCTGCAGGCAGGCTGCGCCAGTGTTGGAAGAAAGCCTGCCGTGCGCGCTGGCAGACCTCGTCAAGCTGTGCGGCATCGGCACAGGGGTAGTGGGCCACGGCTTGGCCACTGCACGGGTCAAACGTGGTCAGAACATGCGCTGTCATTGCACCGCCTGATAGCTGATCAGCCGCTTGATCGGCTTGCCGGAGGCTGTGCGTGGAATGCTGTCCACCGCATGCACCTG
The sequence above is drawn from the Aquitalea denitrificans genome and encodes:
- a CDS encoding aldehyde dehydrogenase family protein, whose amino-acid sequence is MTAHVLTTFDPCSGQAVAHYPCADAAQLDEVCQRARQAFFQHWRSLPAACRSQALNSVAQHLRANLAVYAAAEAADTGKSLAGAKGEVEGAAALWEYAAALARVEHTETLGSSMDTGLALTLREPMGVVGLIVPWNYPLITTAERMPFALAAGCCVVLKPSELAVGSLAMLVAHLQQNPLFPADVVQLLYGVGSEVGRGLTTHPAVDMIAFVGSTASGRAIESAAVACGKRVSAELGGNNQVLVYPDADLAAAADGVIAGALRNGGQACIAGTHVLVDPAVADAFVAELQLALQRRHPDSAMDEKPYGLQPMITSGHKQRIQSLLQAGLAEGGSLLPGSRLDGPGQYLGPVLIDHVAAASALRRQEIFGPVITICRVAASQFNAIVADNQYGLAVYVWTAASKTSLQVVRQLRAGRIWVNANPEFWLPELPVGGFADSGVGREGGVRALDTYSLPKSAIIY